GCCTTCTTCCTTCGAAAGGACGTAGACCTCGGAGTCGAACTTCGTGTGCGGCTTGATCGAACCCGGCTTGCAGATGACCATGCCCCGCTCGATGTCCTTGCGGTCGATACCGCGAAGGAGCAGGCCGCAGTTGTCGCCGGCCGTGGCCGAGTCGAGCAGCTTGCGGAACATTTCGATCCCGGTGCAGACCGTCTTACGGGTGTCGTGGATACCCACGATCTCGACTTCGGTGTTGACGTTCAACGTGCCGCGCTCGACGCGGCCCGTGGCGACCGTACCGCGGCCCGTGATCGTGAAGACGTCTTCGACGGCCATCAAGAACGGCTTGTCGGTCTCGCGCTCAGGCGTCGGGATGTAGTCGTCGACGGCGGCCATGAGGTTCATGATCGACGAGACGTGCTGGTCGCCGAAGTCGACCGTGCCGGATTCGACCTGGTCCAGAGCCTTGCGGGCCGAGCCCTTGATGATCGGGGTCTTGTCACCGTCGAAACCATAGGCGCTCAACAGCTCGCGGACTTCCATCTCGACGAGCTCGATGAGCTCGGCGTCGTCGACCTGGTCGGTCTTGTTGATGTAGACGACGATGTAAGGGACACCGACCTGACGGGCGAGGAGGATGTGCTCGCGGGTCTGCTGCATCGGGCCGTCCGTGCCGGCCACGACCAGGATCGCGCCGTCCATCTGGGCGGCGCCCGTGATCATGTTCTTGATGAAGTCGGCGTGGCCAGGACAGTCGACGTGAGCGTAGTGCCGCTTCTCCGTCTCGTACTCCTGGTGCGAAATGTTGATCGTGATACCGCGGGCCTTCTCTTCCGGAGCGGAGTCGATCTCGTCGTACTTCCGTGCCTGGGCCAGGCCCTTCTTCTCCAGCACGCCCGTGATGGCGGCGGTGAGGGTCGTCTTGCCATGGTCAACGTGGCCGATGGTGCCAATGTTGACGTGCGGCTTCGTCCTTTCGAATTTAGCTCGTGCCATTTGATCTAGTCCTGTTTCTCTCTCTTCCGGTTTTTTCCGCGCGAGGCAGAGCCACCAAGGTCACATTGAGCCAAGGCCGGATTCGAAGTGCACGACGGCGCCGACACCGGTCGAACGCCGCGCGTAGGTCGGAATATTGGCAGATTTCGGCTTCAACGTCAAGGACGTCTAGGGCCAACGAAGGGCGTTCCCGCCCCGGCCTGTGGCGCAGGGACGAAAAGGGGGCGCGGAACGAGCCTTTCGGCCCTCCCGCGCCCCTTCGGCCCCAAGCCGCAGCGACGTTACGACGGTCAGTCCCAGACCGACCAGGACGCCGCGTCGGCGTCGACGCACCAGAGGGTGACGGCGCTCGGACCGGTCTGCTTGACCGAGTAACGGGCCTTGAGCTCGCCCGCCGGGCTGAGGAAGTGAGCCGCGTCCTGGGCGACCGTGACCGATCTCCGCGCATAGGTGGTCGAGATGACGTCCGTGCGCGTCGCCGTGGTGCTGTAGGCGCCGAGGCTGTAATCGAACATCTCGATCTTCTGCTGGAACTGCCCGCCCGCGGCCATCTTGGACCGAAGGTAGAACGTGACCTCCGTCGCTTCGACCCCGCCTTTCAGACCGACGAGTTCGACCTCGACCGGGGCGACCTGCGAGTTCGGGACAAGGAACTTGCAGACCCGGAACGCGGCGTCGTCTTCGCCGCGAAGTTCCTGGAGGCCGCCTCCCGACGCCTTGCCGCGCTTCACGGTCACGGTCTCGGGCGTCACGGTCTGAGAAAACTGAAGGTCGAAATCACCGTTGGAGTTGGCCGTTGCCGTCGCGAACGAGCGGTTGCCGAGGAACCCGTTGACGCGGTGCGACCCCGGCATCAGGGCGCCTGAGGCTTCGAACGGACCGAAGCCGTTGCCGACGAACCACGTCAGGAACGTGTTCTGCCAGACGATCCCGTCAAAAGTCTGGATCGAGACCAGGTTGTTCAGGGCTTGGCCGTTCGTGTCGAGGACCTTGCCGCTGAGGCGGTAGTGGACCGGGTTCACCAGATCGAAGTCCAACGTCAGGTTGTTGTAGCCCTGGATCTGGGCCGAGCCGATGTCGCCGCCGGCGCTGCTCGAAGAATCGACCAACCCGGTCCAGAGGATCCGGCGGGCGTCGTCGAGGTCCCCTCCGATGACATAGGTCTGAAGCATGTCGATGCTGACGCTGGCGCTGAAGGAAAGGCCGGCCCAACTACCGGACTGAGCGTCCGCGTAGTGTGCGAGCATGCTGTCGTCCGTGTTCAGGTCCTCCCGCTGCTCGATCGGGTGGCCTTGCCAGACGAACGGGCCGCCGCCGTACACGTAAGAGTAATCGTGCACGGACAACCGTCCGACCATCTTGACCTGGGCGGACGCGGTCATGGCGGATGCGCAAAGCGCGGTAAGGATCAAAGTTCGTGTCGTCATGGTCCCTCTACGCGGGCCTAGCTCCTGGCCCGACGGGAGCACTGTAGCGGGCCCACCGTCACGAGACCGTCACAAGGCCGTCACTGTGGAGTTTCTGGTCACATTCGAAGGAATTATCAAGAATCGCTCAATAGAATTCGAATGAACGGCCAATGATACTTACCGTGGGTCGGACGCTCCGATCACTGGACAGGGGGGATCGCGGGTTCACCCTGGT
This genomic interval from Armatimonadota bacterium contains the following:
- the tuf gene encoding elongation factor Tu, producing MARAKFERTKPHVNIGTIGHVDHGKTTLTAAITGVLEKKGLAQARKYDEIDSAPEEKARGITINISHQEYETEKRHYAHVDCPGHADFIKNMITGAAQMDGAILVVAGTDGPMQQTREHILLARQVGVPYIVVYINKTDQVDDAELIELVEMEVRELLSAYGFDGDKTPIIKGSARKALDQVESGTVDFGDQHVSSIMNLMAAVDDYIPTPERETDKPFLMAVEDVFTITGRGTVATGRVERGTLNVNTEVEIVGIHDTRKTVCTGIEMFRKLLDSATAGDNCGLLLRGIDRKDIERGMVICKPGSIKPHTKFDSEVYVLSKEEGGRHTPFTTGYRPQFYFRTTDVTGTLHLPDGVAMVMPGENIKMTVELIAPIAMEQGSKFAIREGGRTVGAGTITKVYE